The following is a genomic window from Staphylococcus saccharolyticus.
GGGCTAATAGTTGTTCTCATAGGCTATTAGCTCAATTTTATGTTGTAAAAAAATTTTACTTTTTTAAAACGTTTACATCAATAGAAAACCTTTCTTTTAATGGAACGTTAAAAAAATTTATGGTAATTTAGAGTTGAGGATAAATCTAGTTAAAGAAAGGTATGTCGTCATGAAAAAGATTGCAGTTTTAACTAGCGGAGGAGATTCTCCGGGTATGAATGCTGCTGTTCGTGCAGTAGTTCGTACAGCAATTTACAACAATATTGAGGTTTATGGGATATATCACGGTTACCAAGGTTTACTTGATGATGACATTCATAAACTTGAATTAGGATCAGTGGGAGACACGATTCAACGGGGGGGTACTTTCCTTTTCTCAGCAAGGTGCTCTCAGTTTAAAGAAGGGGATGTACGTAAGAAAGGAATAGAAAATTTACGCAAGAGAGGTATTGAAGGCCTAGTTGTTATTGGTGGAGATGGTAGTTATCGAGGTGCGCAACGAATTAGTGAAGAATGTAAAGAGATACAAACGATTGGTATCCCAGGTACGATAGATAATGATATTAATGGCACTGATTTTACTATCGGCTTCGATACTGCACTTAATACTATTATTGAATCAGTAGATAAGATTAGAGATACTGCATCAAGTCACGCTAGAACGTTTATTGTAGAAGTGATGGGTCGTGACTGTGGAGATTTAGCTTTATGGGCTGGCTTATCTGTTGGTGCAGAAACTATTGTATTACCTGAAGTACAAACTGACATCAAAGATGTTGCAGAAAAAATTGAACAAGGTATTAAAAGAGGTAAGAAACATTCTATCGTTATGGTTGCTGAAGGTTGTATGAGTGGCCAAGAATGTGCTGATGAACTCATGAAGTATATTAATATTGATACTAGAGTTTCAGTTTTAGGTCATATTCAACGCGGAGGAAGTCCATCAGGTGCTGACCGTGTTCTAGCCTCACGTTTAGGTGGCTATGCGGTAGAGTTATTGAAACAGGGTGAAACAGCAAAAGGCGTAGGTATTAAGAATAATCGATTAACATCTACACCATTTGATGAAATATTTGGAGAAAGCGATCATCAATTTAATGCTAATATCTATCAATTAGCCAAAGAATTATCAATTTAAAATATTTGGGAGGATTATATAATGAGAAAGACTAAAATCGTATGTACAATTGGACCAGCTTCAGAATCAGAGGAAATGCTTGAGAAATTAATGAATGCAGGTATGAACGTTGCACGTTTAAACTTTTCTCATGGTAGTCATGAGGAACATAAAGCTAGAATCGATACGATTCGTAAAGTTGCAAAGCGTTTGAATAAAACAATTGGTCTGTTATTAGATACTAAAGGTCCAGAAATTCGTACACATAACATGAAAGATGGCGTTATTGTTTTAGAAAAGGGCAAAGAAGTTACCGTTAGTGTGAATGAAGTAGAAGGGACTCCTGGGAAATTCTCTATCACTTATGAAAACTTAATCAATGATGTTAATGTTGGTTCATATATTTTATTAGACGATGGATTAGTTGAACTTCAAGTTAAAGAAATTGATAAAGATAAAGGCGAAGTTAAATGTGATATTTTAAATACAGGAGAATTAAAAAATAAAAAAGGTGTTAACTTACCAGGCGTAAAAGTTAATTTACCAGGTATAACTGATAAAGATGCTGATGATATTCGCTTTGGTATTAAAGAAAACGTTGATTTTATTGCGGCAAGTTTTGTGAGACGTCCGAGTGATGTTTTAGATATTCGTCAAATTCTTGAAGAAGAAAAAGCTGAAATAAGTGTTTTCCCTAAAATTGAAAACCAAGAAGGTATCGACAATATTGAAGAAATCTTAGAGGTATCTGATGGTTTAATGGTTGCACGTGGCGATATGGGTGTTGAAATTCCACCTGAACAAGTACCAATGGTTCAAAAAGATTTAATTAGAAAATGTAATAAATTAGGCAAACCAGTCATTACAGCGACTCAAATGTTAGACTCTATGCAACGTAATCCTCGTGCTACTCGTGCAGAAGCTAGTGACGTAGCAAATGCAATTTATGATGGTACAGATGCAGTGATGTTATCCGGTGAAACAGCTGCTGGTCAATATCCGGAAGAAGCTGTTAAAACAATGAGAAATATTGCGGTTTCATCTGAAGCAGCTCAAGATTACAAAAAGTTATTAAACGATCGAACTAAATTAGTTGAGACTTCATTAGTTAATGCCATTGGTGTGTCAGTTGCTCACACTGCTCTTAATTTAAACGTTAAAGCTATTGTAGCAGCTACTGAAAGTGGTTCAACTGCACGTACAATCTCTAAATATCGTCCACATTCAGACATTATTGCTGTTACTCCTAGTGATAAGACAGCTCGACAATGTGCAATTGTATGGGGGGTTAACCCAGTCGTTAAGGAAGGACGTAAGACTACTGATGCGTTATTAAATAACGCTGTAGCAACTGCTGTTGAAACAGGTAGAGTTTCTAATGGTGACTTAATCATCATCACTGCAGGTGTTCCAACTGGTGAAAAAGGTACTACAAACATGATGAAAATACACTTAGTTGGTGATGAAATTGCACGTGGACAAGGTGTAGGAAGAGGTTCTGTAGTTGGCCATGCAATTGTGGCTGATAGTTCTAGCGATTTAGAGGGTAAAGATTTATCTGATAAAGTAATTATTACAAATTCTGTTGATGAAACATTAGTACCTTATGTTGAAAAAGCAATTGGCTTAATCACAGAAGAAAATGGGATTACATCACCAAGTGCCATTGTTGGTTTAGAAAAAGGTATACCAACTGTTGTTGGTGTAGAAAAAGCCACAAAAGATATTAAAAATGACATGTTAGTTACTTTAGATGCATCTCAAGGTAAAATCTTTGAAGGGTATGCTAACGTACTATAATCAATAATTATATAAACCAGTCTTTCAATTTAGTGAAAGACTGGTTTTTCTCTACTTAAATTCAAATAAAAAATACCACCATTAAAGGTGATGATGTCAAACCTTTAATGATGGTATTTTTCTATTGAGTTTGTTGGTTAACCTTTTTATACTTTAAGTACATAATACCTAAGATAACAAACCATACAGGTGTGAAATAAATAGCTCTTCTTGTGTCAACATTAATAAATAATAATGCAAATACAAATGCGAAGAAAATCAAAATTAGATAAGCCATGTATTGTCCACCCGGTAACTTGTACGTTGCTTTTTTATGTAGGTCTGGATTTCTTCTAATATATTTAATATAAGCGATAATAATTAATGCCCATACAACTACAAATAACACAGTAGAAATAGTTGTTACATACGTAAATACAAGTGTTGCATCAGGGAAAATGTAATTAAGTAATGCTGCAATTAGCAATAATGCAGAAGATGCGATAATTGCTTTATGTGGAGCACCGTGTTTATTGGTTTTGCCAAAGGTTGGTGGAGCTTGATTCTGATTAGAAAGTCCATAAAGCATTCTACTATTTGAAAAAATACCGCTGTTACATGATGATGCAGCTGCAGTTAATACGACAAAGTTAATTATTCCTGCCGCGAAAGGTACACCAATTAAAGCAAATAGTTTAACAAACGGACTGTTATCGGGATCTACTTTATCCCAAGGAATAATTGACATAATTACAGCTAATGCACCTACATAAAAAATTAAAATTCTAATAGGTACACTGTTAATCGCTTTAGGTATTGTTTTTTCAGGATCTTTGGTTTCTCCTGCAGTAACACCAATCATTTCAATACCTACAAATGAAAATAATGCCATTTGGAAGGACATAAAGAATCCTGAAGACCCTTTAGGGAAGATACCATGTTGATATAAGTTGGTTAAGCTCGTATGACCAAATGGTGTTTTAAATGCAAATAAAATCATTACAACACCAACAACAATTAAAGCGATGATTGTAACTATTTTTATAATGGCAAACCAAAATTCTAATTCACCAAATAGCTTCGCACTTAATAAATTGAAAGACATCAAAATAAGTACACAGAATAAGGCACTTATCCAATTTGGTATTTCTGGAAACCAGAAGCTTACATACTTTGCAACGGCAGTAACTTCTGCCATACCAGTAATAATCCAACATAACCAATATGTCCATCCAGTTACAAATCCTGCAAATGGACCGATATAGGTGTTAGTTACATCAGCAAATGATTTGAAATTAGTATTTTGAACTATGATTTCTCCCAATCCACGCATAAACATGAATAACATGAACCCTATAATTATATAAGTAAGCAATATTGAGGGACCAGTCATTGCAATTGTTTGTCCGGCACCTAGGAATAAGCCCGTTCCTATAGCACCACCGATGGCGATCAATTGAACATGACGATTGCTCAATTCTCTTTGTAAATTCTCAGACATAAGACAACTCCCTTACTATAAGATATATATATTATGCACTTATAAAGTAATTTATACAATTCTTTTCGAAAAAAAGTGTGAAAATTCACTAAAATGCATAATCATAATTGGTAATCATTCTTGATAACTAAAAGCAAAGATACTAATATTTTAGAAAAACATTAGTAATTAACTAGGAAAAGTCGGTTTTAAAGCACTTTTAGAGATGTTAACATAAAACCTAGGCAGTGATATATACCATTTTTCCAAATTTGCCGAGGTTTATAATGTTTCACAAATTGTTTAAATTTAGCTATAATACATATTGAAAGCCATTTCATAAAGAAATAGTAAAGGGGAAATTAATCATGGCAGAATTACAAAGAGGTTTAGAAGGGGTTATTGCAGCTGAAACAAAAATCAGCTCAATAATAGATAGTCAATTGACATATGCGGGCTATGATATAGATGATCTCGCAGAAAATGCACAATTCGAAGAAATCATTTTTTTATTATGGAATTATAGACTTCCAAATAAAGATGAATTAAGCGAATTAAAAGAAAAATTATTTGAATATATGACACTTAATGAAACAGTTTATAAGCACTTTGAAGAGTACGTGACTGACCACCTTCATCCAATGACTGCACTACGTACGTCAGTATCTTATATTGCTCACTTTGATCCGGATGCAGAAGATGAATCTGAAGAGAATAAGTATGATAGAGCAATACATATACAAGCTAAAATCGCTTCTTTGGTAACGGCTTTCGCAAGAGTTAGAGAAGGTAAGGAACCTTTGAAACCTAATTCAGAGTTAAGTTACGCATCCAATTTTATATATATGTTAAGGGGGGAACTTCCAATGGATGTGGAAGTTGAAGCATTCAATAAAGCATTAATTTTACATGCTGATCATGAACTCAATGCGTCTGTATTTACGGCACGTTGTGCTGTTTCATCACTTTCTGACATGTATTCAGGCATAGTGGCAGCTATTGGTTCATTAAAAGGGCCTTTACACGGAGGGGCTAATGAGCAAGTGATGGCAATGTTAAAAGAAATTGGAAGCTTAGATAACGTAGATAGTTATTTAGACGAAAGATTTGCTAATAAAGATAAAGTAATGGGCTTTGGTCATCGTGTATATAAAGATGGAGATCCACGTGCTAAATACCTTAGAGAAATGAGTCGTAAGATTACTGAAGAAACTGGCCAAAGTGAATTATTTGAAATGTCACTAGCTATTGAGAAACGCATGAAAGAAGAAAAGGGTCTTATTCCAAATGTGGATTTCTTTAGTGCTACTGTTTATCATAGTATGAATATTCCGCATGATTTATTTACACCTATTTTTGCAGTTAGTCGTGCATCAGGGTGGATAGCTCATATTTTAGAGCAATATAGAGATAATAGAATTATGAGACCAAGAGCGAAGTATATCGGTGAAAAAGATCGTAAATATTTTCCTATTGAAGATAGATAATAAAAAAAGATATATTAACAATTGAAAGTTAAATACATTTGGAGGTTAAATTTATGTCAGCAGAAAAAATTACGCAAAGTAAAGCTGGGTTGAACGTACCTAACGAACCTATTATTCCATTTATTATTGGAGATGGAATTGGACCAGATATTTGGAAAACAGCCAGTCGTGTTATCGATGTAGCTGTTGAAAAAGCTTATAACGGTGAAAAACGTATTGAGTGGAAAGAAGTACTAGCTGGTCAGAAAGCTTATGAAGAAACTGGCGAATGGTTGCCTCAAGAAACATTAGATACTATTAAAGAATATTTAATTGCGGTTAAAGGTCCATTAACTACTCCTATTGGCGGAGGTATACGTTCGTTAAATGTAGCATTAAGACAAGAATTGGATTTATTTACATGCTTGCGTCCGGTACGTTGGTTTAAAGGTGTTCCTTCACCTGTTAAACGTCCTGAAGATGTTGATATAGTCATTTTCCGAGAAAATACTGAAGACATCTATGTTGGTATTGAATTTAAAGAAGGTACATCAGAAGTTAAAAAGGTCATTGAATTCTTACAAAATGAAATGAGAGCAACTAATATTCGTTTCCCTGAAACATCAGGTATTGGTATTAAACCCGTTTCTAAAGAGGGAACTGAACGTTTAGTTAGAGCCGCAATTCAATATGCTTTCGATAACAATCGTAAAACAGTTACTTTAGTACACAAAGGTAATATAATGAAATTCACTGAAGGATCATTTAAACAATGGGGTTACGATTTAGCTCATAATGAATTTGGTGATAAAGTATTCACATGGCAACAATATGATGAAATTGTAGAAAAAGAAGGAAAAGAAGCTGCTAATGAAGCTCAAAGTAAAGCTGAACAAGAAGGTAAAATTATCATTAAAGATTCAATTGCAGATATTTTCCTACAACAAATTTTAACTCGTCCTGCAGAACATGATGTTGTAGCTACAATGAATTTAAATGGTGACTATATTTCTGATGCACTAGCTGCACAAGTTGGTGGTATTGGCATTGCTCCAGGTGCAAATATTAACTATGAAACAGGTCATGCTATTTTTGAAGCAACGCATGGAACAGCACCAAAATATGCAGGGTTAAACAAAGTTAACCCTTCTTCAGAAATCTTAAGTTCTGTATTAATGTTAGAACACTTAGGTTGGCAAGAGGCCGCTGATAAAATAACAGATTCAATTGAAGCAACAATTGCTTCGAAAATCGTTACTTATGACTTTGCACGTTTAATGGACGGTGCTAAAGAAGTTTCAACTTCAGACTTTGCTGATGAACTTATCAAAAATATGAAATAGATATAATTGAACTAGGTTAATAGTATAGAGATACACTTTAATGAGAGAGTGGATAGGCAATCACCTATCTGCTCTTTTTAAAGATTTTGCAAAGTTGTTAGTTATGAATATCTTTTTATCACAAAAGGTGATAGGTTTATTAATGTTAAGACAATATTAAACAAATATACTCTTAATAAAGTATAATTTTATAAGTTTTGTTAAGTTTATGTAAAATTGATATGTAGCTATGTTATTTTTATTTGAATATCAGTTATAATGTAAATGTAATAACAAATTAGGAGGCACACCATGTCACAAAAAGTATTAGTGGTTGATGATGAACAATCAATCGTGACCTTACTAAAATATAATTTAGAAACAGCTGGATACATTGTAGAAGTTGCGTATGATGGCGAAGAAGCATTAAAAAAAGTTGAAGAAGAACAACCTGAACTAATTGTATTAGATGTAATGTTACCTAAAAAAGATGGTATTGAGGTGTGTAAATCAATTCGATCTGATAAAAATTTAGTACCTATTTTAATGCTTACAGCAAAAGATGATGAGTTTGATCGAGTATTAGGACTTGAATTAGGTGCAGATGATTATATGACTAAACCTTTTTCGCCTAGAGAAGTGGTTGCAAGAGTTAAAGCAATTTTAAGACGTTCTAAGTTTGTAAATGAAATCAAAAAAGAAGATACTGATGAAGAAGATATTATTATTGGTTCCATTCGAATCCGTCCTGAATTTTTTGAAGTATATAAGGATGAAGAGTTACTAGAGTTAACACCTAAAGAATTCGAACTATTACTGTATCTTATAGAAAGACAAGGTAGAGTTATTACGAGAGAGCATATGTTGAATTCTGTGTGGAATTATGAATTTGCTGGAGATTCTCGTATTGTAGATGTTCACATCAGTCACTTAAGAGATAAATTGGAAGAGAATCCAAAACAACCTAAATTAATTAAAACTGTACGTGGTTTAGGTTATAAATTGGAGAGACCTAAAGCTTAATGCTAAAGTTTCATCATCGTTTATTATTATTAATTAGTACTATTACAATAATTAGTTTTATTGGTTTAGGTGCAATTATTCATAACACAATTTATCAAACTTTAACTCACAATCAAATCAAAGATTTAAAAAATGAAGCTCAAAATTATGTCAATCTTCTAAATCACAATAAAGGACAAGAAATTAAAAATATAGCTAATACTGAAAAAACTGTTGTAGTGATTAAAGATGAAGATAAAGTTGTTTTCTCTAGCGGTGATAGAGATAAAATTGACAATAGAATTGATAATGAAGCTAATCCTTCTGATTTAATAAATAAGGAAACTAAAATCGGTATGCGATATACCTTTAAAGAACATATCAATAGTAAGATCGTATACATAAGTGGAATTAATGATGAAATTATTAATCTACAAAAAGAAATGTGGAAATATTTATCTATTATAGGTGTTATCGTATTATTTACAGTTTACTTGGCAAGTAGAAGCATCAATCGTACTTATATTAGACCTATTAATGAAGTAACATATGCTACATCTCTTTTAGCGGATGGGTATTATCATGTTCGTGTACCTGAAAGTAATGTTAAAGAGACACGTGCGCTTTTTGTGACTACAAATGAGTTGGCAAGACGTTTGCAAAAGTTATATAACAGCCAAAAAATTCAATCTAATAGATTGAAAACAACGCTTGAAAATATTCCGAGTTCTGTGTTGATGATAGATAAACATGGAGAAATTGTTGTTGCAAATCATGCATATTATGAAGTGTTTAGTCCAGAGCAAAAGGTTGAGAATGAAAGTTATATTGGTTTTATAGATGATAGTATTGAAAAACTAATCATTGAAAGTTTTAGAACTGAAAAAGTGCTTTATGAACAACTAGAGGTTGATATTAATAATGTTCATACCAAATACTTTGATGTTTCTTGTGTGCCTATCTTATCTAAGTCTAAGAAAAAGTTACAGGGCATGGTAGTTGTATTACATGATATTACTAACATACAAAAATTGGAAAATCTTAGAAGAGAGTTTGTAGCAAATGTATCTCATGAATTAAAAACGCCAATTACTTCAATTAAAGGTTTCGCCGAAACGTTAATTGAAGGTGCTAAAAATGATGAACAATCTCTTGATATGTTCTTAAATATTATTTTAAAAGAATCTAATAGAATTGAATCTCTAGTTATGGATTTATTAGATTTATCACATATTGAACAACAAAAAGAAATAGAAACGAGCTATATGAATCTTTCAGAGTTGGCTTATAATATAATTAATAATTTACAGACACAAGCTATTAATAAAAATATTGAAATTGAGTCTGAAATAGAAAAAGATGTGATTATCGAAGCTCATGAGAATAAAGTAGCTCAAGTCATCACGAATTTATTATTTAATGCAATCAATTATTCTTCAGAAGAGAGTAAAGTTATTGTACGTGTGTATAGACAAGCGAAGAGAGTTAATTTAGAAATTCAGGATTATGGCATTGGTATTAGTAAGAATGATCAAAAACATATTTTTGAACGCTTTTACCGAGTTGATAAGGCAAGAAGTAGAGATTCTGGAGGTACTGGATTAGGTTTGTCTATTACAAAGCATATTGTTGAAGCTCATAATGGTCGTATAAGTGTTGATAGTGAACTATGTAAAGGTTCAACATTTAAAGTTACGTTTAATGATAAATAATTATTTTGAGAAAGGCTATATTGTCAAAGTTGACGATGTAGTCTTTTTTCGTTTGCTTAACTGTACTAAGAGTCGTTAAACTCAATATTCGTTAAGCACTAAAAAGTAACACATTAGTTATAACTAATGCGTAACAAGTACTAAACTCGCTGACTCGTTAAGTACTTGTTTATATGCTAAAATGTATGTAAATCTGTTCTGGAGGTTACATATTTTGAATAAATTAGTGTTAATAGATGGTAATAGTTTAAGTTTTAGAGCATTTTATGCTTTACCGCTCCTTTCTAATAAAGCTGGTATTCATACGAATGCTGTATACGGCTTTGCTATGTTACTTGAAAAAATCGTAAAAGAAGAGCAACCCAATCACTTTTTAGTTGCATTTGATGCTGGTAAAACAACTTTCAGACACTCAATATACAGTGAATATAAAGGGGGGCGCCAAAAAACACCATCTGAGTTAAGTGAACAACTTCCGTACATTCGTCAATTATTAGATGCTTATCATATTAAAAGATATGAACTTGAAAATTATGAAGCAGACGATATTATTGGGACTTTAAGTAAAGAAGCAGACGAAGCTGGATTTGAAACCATTATTATTACTGGTGATCGTGACCTAACCCAATTAGCTACTAAAAATATCACAATTTATTACACTAAGAAAGGTGTTACTGATGTTGATCACTATACACCAGAATTTATTGCTGAAAAATATGGTGGATTAGTACCGAAACAAATTATTGATATGAAAGGCCTAATGGGAGATACATCTGATAATATTCCTGGGGTCGCAGGTGTCGGTGAAAAAACGGCTATTAAATTACTTAATCAATTTGGTTCAGTTGAAGGTGTATACGATAATATAGAAGACGTAACTGCTAAGAAATTAAAAGAAAAACTTATTAATAGTAAAGATGACGCGTTGATGAGTAAAGAACTCGCTACAATTAATGTTAATAGTCCAATTCATGTATCACTTGAAGAAACTCAATTAACTAATCAAGATGATAATGATGAAAAAATAGAGCTATTTAAAAAACTTGAATTTAAGCAATTATTATCAGATATAGATGTAGATAGTAAAAATGAAGTAATAGAGAAAACATTTAAAATTGAATCAGATTTTCAATATGTCGATTTTAAAAGTTTAAAACATGCTACAATTCATTTCGAAATTGATGGAACAAATTATCTTAAAGATCGCATCTTAAAGTTTGGACTTTACACTAATCATTTACATATTGTTATCAATGTAGAAGATATCCAAAGTCATCAGGATTTAATTAATTGGTTAGAAAGTAATCAAACATCCAAAATTGTTTATGATGCTAAGAAAACATATATAGTAGCGCATCGTATAGGAATTAACATTGCAAATATTCAATTTGATGTGATGCTCGCAAGTTACATTATAGATCCGTCTCGTTCTATTGACGA
Proteins encoded in this region:
- the pfkA gene encoding 6-phosphofructokinase: MKKIAVLTSGGDSPGMNAAVRAVVRTAIYNNIEVYGIYHGYQGLLDDDIHKLELGSVGDTIQRGGTFLFSARCSQFKEGDVRKKGIENLRKRGIEGLVVIGGDGSYRGAQRISEECKEIQTIGIPGTIDNDINGTDFTIGFDTALNTIIESVDKIRDTASSHARTFIVEVMGRDCGDLALWAGLSVGAETIVLPEVQTDIKDVAEKIEQGIKRGKKHSIVMVAEGCMSGQECADELMKYINIDTRVSVLGHIQRGGSPSGADRVLASRLGGYAVELLKQGETAKGVGIKNNRLTSTPFDEIFGESDHQFNANIYQLAKELSI
- the pyk gene encoding pyruvate kinase — encoded protein: MRKTKIVCTIGPASESEEMLEKLMNAGMNVARLNFSHGSHEEHKARIDTIRKVAKRLNKTIGLLLDTKGPEIRTHNMKDGVIVLEKGKEVTVSVNEVEGTPGKFSITYENLINDVNVGSYILLDDGLVELQVKEIDKDKGEVKCDILNTGELKNKKGVNLPGVKVNLPGITDKDADDIRFGIKENVDFIAASFVRRPSDVLDIRQILEEEKAEISVFPKIENQEGIDNIEEILEVSDGLMVARGDMGVEIPPEQVPMVQKDLIRKCNKLGKPVITATQMLDSMQRNPRATRAEASDVANAIYDGTDAVMLSGETAAGQYPEEAVKTMRNIAVSSEAAQDYKKLLNDRTKLVETSLVNAIGVSVAHTALNLNVKAIVAATESGSTARTISKYRPHSDIIAVTPSDKTARQCAIVWGVNPVVKEGRKTTDALLNNAVATAVETGRVSNGDLIIITAGVPTGEKGTTNMMKIHLVGDEIARGQGVGRGSVVGHAIVADSSSDLEGKDLSDKVIITNSVDETLVPYVEKAIGLITEENGITSPSAIVGLEKGIPTVVGVEKATKDIKNDMLVTLDASQGKIFEGYANVL
- a CDS encoding amino acid permease, whose protein sequence is MSENLQRELSNRHVQLIAIGGAIGTGLFLGAGQTIAMTGPSILLTYIIIGFMLFMFMRGLGEIIVQNTNFKSFADVTNTYIGPFAGFVTGWTYWLCWIITGMAEVTAVAKYVSFWFPEIPNWISALFCVLILMSFNLLSAKLFGELEFWFAIIKIVTIIALIVVGVVMILFAFKTPFGHTSLTNLYQHGIFPKGSSGFFMSFQMALFSFVGIEMIGVTAGETKDPEKTIPKAINSVPIRILIFYVGALAVIMSIIPWDKVDPDNSPFVKLFALIGVPFAAGIINFVVLTAAASSCNSGIFSNSRMLYGLSNQNQAPPTFGKTNKHGAPHKAIIASSALLLIAALLNYIFPDATLVFTYVTTISTVLFVVVWALIIIAYIKYIRRNPDLHKKATYKLPGGQYMAYLILIFFAFVFALLFINVDTRRAIYFTPVWFVILGIMYLKYKKVNQQTQ
- a CDS encoding citrate synthase, which produces MAELQRGLEGVIAAETKISSIIDSQLTYAGYDIDDLAENAQFEEIIFLLWNYRLPNKDELSELKEKLFEYMTLNETVYKHFEEYVTDHLHPMTALRTSVSYIAHFDPDAEDESEENKYDRAIHIQAKIASLVTAFARVREGKEPLKPNSELSYASNFIYMLRGELPMDVEVEAFNKALILHADHELNASVFTARCAVSSLSDMYSGIVAAIGSLKGPLHGGANEQVMAMLKEIGSLDNVDSYLDERFANKDKVMGFGHRVYKDGDPRAKYLREMSRKITEETGQSELFEMSLAIEKRMKEEKGLIPNVDFFSATVYHSMNIPHDLFTPIFAVSRASGWIAHILEQYRDNRIMRPRAKYIGEKDRKYFPIEDR
- the icd gene encoding NADP-dependent isocitrate dehydrogenase → MSAEKITQSKAGLNVPNEPIIPFIIGDGIGPDIWKTASRVIDVAVEKAYNGEKRIEWKEVLAGQKAYEETGEWLPQETLDTIKEYLIAVKGPLTTPIGGGIRSLNVALRQELDLFTCLRPVRWFKGVPSPVKRPEDVDIVIFRENTEDIYVGIEFKEGTSEVKKVIEFLQNEMRATNIRFPETSGIGIKPVSKEGTERLVRAAIQYAFDNNRKTVTLVHKGNIMKFTEGSFKQWGYDLAHNEFGDKVFTWQQYDEIVEKEGKEAANEAQSKAEQEGKIIIKDSIADIFLQQILTRPAEHDVVATMNLNGDYISDALAAQVGGIGIAPGANINYETGHAIFEATHGTAPKYAGLNKVNPSSEILSSVLMLEHLGWQEAADKITDSIEATIASKIVTYDFARLMDGAKEVSTSDFADELIKNMK
- a CDS encoding response regulator transcription factor, translated to MSQKVLVVDDEQSIVTLLKYNLETAGYIVEVAYDGEEALKKVEEEQPELIVLDVMLPKKDGIEVCKSIRSDKNLVPILMLTAKDDEFDRVLGLELGADDYMTKPFSPREVVARVKAILRRSKFVNEIKKEDTDEEDIIIGSIRIRPEFFEVYKDEELLELTPKEFELLLYLIERQGRVITREHMLNSVWNYEFAGDSRIVDVHISHLRDKLEENPKQPKLIKTVRGLGYKLERPKA
- the pnpS gene encoding two-component system histidine kinase PnpS — its product is MLKFHHRLLLLISTITIISFIGLGAIIHNTIYQTLTHNQIKDLKNEAQNYVNLLNHNKGQEIKNIANTEKTVVVIKDEDKVVFSSGDRDKIDNRIDNEANPSDLINKETKIGMRYTFKEHINSKIVYISGINDEIINLQKEMWKYLSIIGVIVLFTVYLASRSINRTYIRPINEVTYATSLLADGYYHVRVPESNVKETRALFVTTNELARRLQKLYNSQKIQSNRLKTTLENIPSSVLMIDKHGEIVVANHAYYEVFSPEQKVENESYIGFIDDSIEKLIIESFRTEKVLYEQLEVDINNVHTKYFDVSCVPILSKSKKKLQGMVVVLHDITNIQKLENLRREFVANVSHELKTPITSIKGFAETLIEGAKNDEQSLDMFLNIILKESNRIESLVMDLLDLSHIEQQKEIETSYMNLSELAYNIINNLQTQAINKNIEIESEIEKDVIIEAHENKVAQVITNLLFNAINYSSEESKVIVRVYRQAKRVNLEIQDYGIGISKNDQKHIFERFYRVDKARSRDSGGTGLGLSITKHIVEAHNGRISVDSELCKGSTFKVTFNDK